The following proteins come from a genomic window of Miscanthus floridulus cultivar M001 chromosome 2, ASM1932011v1, whole genome shotgun sequence:
- the LOC136539266 gene encoding 4-coumarate--CoA ligase-like 3 isoform X2 has translation MQDAVAAPGPANAAATFYCAATGVYASTHPPVALPTDPSLSLVPHIFARLPAARPDAPALLDAATAEALSRADLRRLVSALAAGLRRRGGLRGGDVVLLALPNSIAFPVVLLAVLAAGSVATTMSPSSAPSEIAARARDTSPALVFATPDNVGKLPPLRVPVVLVPDAFHLADDGAPEFASFRELLLFDSEPLLAPPVRQDDAAAILYSSGTGGRSKGVVLTHRNLIATVELFVRFEASQYAAPACDNVYLAALPMFHVYGLSLFAVGLLSLGSTVVIMKRFDAGDAVKAMHRFKVTHFPVVPPIMAALVHATKPAAMPLESLVQVSTGAAPSSGRLIDDFVKAFPHVDLIQGYGMTESAAVGTRGFNTSKQKYASVGLLAPNMHARIVHVETGCCLPPGSCGELWLHGPAIMKGYLNHEDSCAINDGWLRTGDIAYFDFDGYLYIVGRLKEVIKYKGFQVSPYKKVRKVVFVESIPKSPAGKVLRRLLKDSLAASAVAGPTSYSESNSMRHSRL, from the exons ATGCAGGACGCCGTGGCGGCCCCCGGACCCGCCAATGCCGCCGCCACCTTCTACTGCGCCGCCACCGGCGTGTACGCCAGCACGCACCCTCCGGTGGCTCTCCCCACcgacccctccctctccctcgtcCCGCACATCTTCGCCCGCCTGCCTGCCGCCCGCCCCGACGCCCCGGCCCTCCTCGACGCCGCCACCGCTGAGGCCCTCTCCCGCGCCGACCTCCGCCGCCTCGTCTCCGCCCTCGCGGCGGGCCTCCGCCGCCGCGGGGGCCTCCGCGGGGGTGACGTCGTGCTCCTCGCCCTGCCCAACTCCATCGCCTTCCCCGTCGTGCTCCTCGCCGTCCTCGCCGCCGGGTCCGTCGCCACAACCATGAGCCCGTCCAGCGCCCCCTCCGAGATCGCCGCCAGGGCTCGGGACACCAGCCCCGCCCTAGTGTTCGCTACGCCCGACAACGTCGGGAAGCTCCCGCCGTTGCGCGTCCCGGTTGTCCTCGTCCCCGATGCCTTCCACCTCGCGGACGACGGCGCCCCCGAGTTCGCGTCCTTCCGCGAGTTGCTGCTGTTCGATTCCGAGCCACTGCTGGCCCCTCCGGTGCGCCAGGACGACGCGGCCGCCATCCTCTACTCGTCGGGGACCGGCGGCCGGAGCAAGGGCGTCGTGCTAACGCATCGCAACCTCATCGCCACGGTCGAGCTCTTCGTGCGCTTCGAGGCCTCGCAGTACGCCGCACCTGCTTGTGACAATGTCTACCTGGCGGCGCTGCCCATGTTCCACGTCTACGGACTCTCGCTCTTCGCCGTGGGCCTGCTCTCGCTCGGTTCCACGGTGGTCATCATGAAGAGGTTCGACGCGGGCGACGCCGTCAAGGCCATGCACAGATTCAAGGTCACGCACTTCCCGGTCGTTCCGCCCATCATGGCGGCGCTGGTGCACGCCACCAAGCCAGCGGCAATGCCGTTGGAATCCTTGGTGCAGGTGTCCACCGGTGCAGCGCCGTCCAGCGGCAGACTCATCGACGACTTTGTCAAGGCTTTCCCCCACGTCGATCTCATTCAG GGTTATGGCATGACTGAATCTGCTGCTGTAGGAACTCGTGGCTTCAATACTTCAAAGCAGAAGTATGCTTCAGTAGGACTCCTGGCTCCAAACATGCATGCAAGAATTGTTCATGTGGAAACTGGTTGCTGCCTGCCTCCAGGCTCTTGTGGGGAGCTCTGGCTCCATGGTCCAGCTATAATGAAAG GTTACTTGAATCATGAGGATTCATGCGCAATAAATGATGGCTGGCTGCGAACTGGTGACATTGCTTACTTCGATTTCGATGGGTACTTGTACATAGTGGGCCGCTTGAAAGAGGTGATCAAGTACAAAGGATTTCAG GTGTCCCCGTATAAGAAGGTGCGGAAGGTGGTGTTCGTGGAGTCGATCCCCAAGTCGCCGGCTGGAAAGGTTCTCAGGAGGCTTCTCAAGGACTCTCTTGCAGCCAGCGCTGTTGCTGGTCCAACAAGTTATTCCGAGTCCAATTCCATGCGCCATTCGAGACTGTAA
- the LOC136539266 gene encoding 4-coumarate--CoA ligase-like 3 isoform X1, translating into MQDAVAAPGPANAAATFYCAATGVYASTHPPVALPTDPSLSLVPHIFARLPAARPDAPALLDAATAEALSRADLRRLVSALAAGLRRRGGLRGGDVVLLALPNSIAFPVVLLAVLAAGSVATTMSPSSAPSEIAARARDTSPALVFATPDNVGKLPPLRVPVVLVPDAFHLADDGAPEFASFRELLLFDSEPLLAPPVRQDDAAAILYSSGTGGRSKGVVLTHRNLIATVELFVRFEASQYAAPACDNVYLAALPMFHVYGLSLFAVGLLSLGSTVVIMKRFDAGDAVKAMHRFKVTHFPVVPPIMAALVHATKPAAMPLESLVQVSTGAAPSSGRLIDDFVKAFPHVDLIQGYGMTESAAVGTRGFNTSKQKYASVGLLAPNMHARIVHVETGCCLPPGSCGELWLHGPAIMKGYLNHEDSCAINDGWLRTGDIAYFDFDGYLYIVGRLKEVIKYKGFQIAPADLEAILIEHPGIVDVAVTSTKDEEAGEIPVAFVVRKSGSGLSCTQVMEYVAKQVSPYKKVRKVVFVESIPKSPAGKVLRRLLKDSLAASAVAGPTSYSESNSMRHSRL; encoded by the exons ATGCAGGACGCCGTGGCGGCCCCCGGACCCGCCAATGCCGCCGCCACCTTCTACTGCGCCGCCACCGGCGTGTACGCCAGCACGCACCCTCCGGTGGCTCTCCCCACcgacccctccctctccctcgtcCCGCACATCTTCGCCCGCCTGCCTGCCGCCCGCCCCGACGCCCCGGCCCTCCTCGACGCCGCCACCGCTGAGGCCCTCTCCCGCGCCGACCTCCGCCGCCTCGTCTCCGCCCTCGCGGCGGGCCTCCGCCGCCGCGGGGGCCTCCGCGGGGGTGACGTCGTGCTCCTCGCCCTGCCCAACTCCATCGCCTTCCCCGTCGTGCTCCTCGCCGTCCTCGCCGCCGGGTCCGTCGCCACAACCATGAGCCCGTCCAGCGCCCCCTCCGAGATCGCCGCCAGGGCTCGGGACACCAGCCCCGCCCTAGTGTTCGCTACGCCCGACAACGTCGGGAAGCTCCCGCCGTTGCGCGTCCCGGTTGTCCTCGTCCCCGATGCCTTCCACCTCGCGGACGACGGCGCCCCCGAGTTCGCGTCCTTCCGCGAGTTGCTGCTGTTCGATTCCGAGCCACTGCTGGCCCCTCCGGTGCGCCAGGACGACGCGGCCGCCATCCTCTACTCGTCGGGGACCGGCGGCCGGAGCAAGGGCGTCGTGCTAACGCATCGCAACCTCATCGCCACGGTCGAGCTCTTCGTGCGCTTCGAGGCCTCGCAGTACGCCGCACCTGCTTGTGACAATGTCTACCTGGCGGCGCTGCCCATGTTCCACGTCTACGGACTCTCGCTCTTCGCCGTGGGCCTGCTCTCGCTCGGTTCCACGGTGGTCATCATGAAGAGGTTCGACGCGGGCGACGCCGTCAAGGCCATGCACAGATTCAAGGTCACGCACTTCCCGGTCGTTCCGCCCATCATGGCGGCGCTGGTGCACGCCACCAAGCCAGCGGCAATGCCGTTGGAATCCTTGGTGCAGGTGTCCACCGGTGCAGCGCCGTCCAGCGGCAGACTCATCGACGACTTTGTCAAGGCTTTCCCCCACGTCGATCTCATTCAG GGTTATGGCATGACTGAATCTGCTGCTGTAGGAACTCGTGGCTTCAATACTTCAAAGCAGAAGTATGCTTCAGTAGGACTCCTGGCTCCAAACATGCATGCAAGAATTGTTCATGTGGAAACTGGTTGCTGCCTGCCTCCAGGCTCTTGTGGGGAGCTCTGGCTCCATGGTCCAGCTATAATGAAAG GTTACTTGAATCATGAGGATTCATGCGCAATAAATGATGGCTGGCTGCGAACTGGTGACATTGCTTACTTCGATTTCGATGGGTACTTGTACATAGTGGGCCGCTTGAAAGAGGTGATCAAGTACAAAGGATTTCAG ATAGCTCCAGCTGACTTGGAAGCAATTTTGATCGAACACCCTGGAATTGTTGACGTGGCTGTGACATC TACTAAGGATGAAGAAGCTGGAGAGATACCAGTAGCCTTCGTGGTGAGGAAATCTGGAAGTGGCCTTTCATGCACGCAAGTGATGGAGTATGTGGCCAAGCAG GTGTCCCCGTATAAGAAGGTGCGGAAGGTGGTGTTCGTGGAGTCGATCCCCAAGTCGCCGGCTGGAAAGGTTCTCAGGAGGCTTCTCAAGGACTCTCTTGCAGCCAGCGCTGTTGCTGGTCCAACAAGTTATTCCGAGTCCAATTCCATGCGCCATTCGAGACTGTAA